The following proteins come from a genomic window of Fontisubflavum oceani:
- a CDS encoding pyridoxal phosphate-dependent aminotransferase, with amino-acid sequence MTQSLLLQRTAPRIVDEDGSFRTKMLEIASGLDDVIALGRGDPDFHTPAHIVAAAKQALDDNQHHYTGPTGLPPLRQAICDNLKTEYGLDYSADEIIVTAGVQESIMLCMLGLVQEGDEVLITSPRFTTYDTAVHLCGGVPIPVPTYQKDDFALNVAEIEKRITPKTRMFVMVSPNNPTGAVTPPDVIRKIADLAIKHDILIIADEIYAKLIYPPHEHLSLATLPGMKERTITLNGFSKTYAMTGWRVGYMAAPADFVEKLTEPRHTLSINTCTVSQFAALAALTGPQDEMEATFRDYADRRAYLMEALTEAGLSYGAPGGAFYIYTNISSTGMKAKPFCENLLQETGVMVFPGDMFGEPESDFIRISYLQPLPVIKEAMARIKSFIAAHKGAAA; translated from the coding sequence ATGACCCAATCCCTCTTGCTGCAACGCACCGCGCCCCGCATCGTCGATGAAGATGGATCGTTCCGCACCAAAATGCTGGAGATCGCCTCTGGCCTGGATGACGTCATCGCGCTTGGCCGGGGCGATCCGGATTTCCACACGCCCGCGCATATTGTGGCGGCCGCGAAACAGGCGCTTGATGACAATCAGCATCATTATACCGGACCAACTGGGTTGCCGCCTTTGCGGCAGGCGATCTGTGACAATCTGAAAACTGAGTACGGGCTGGATTACAGCGCGGATGAGATCATCGTCACCGCCGGGGTTCAGGAAAGCATCATGCTCTGCATGTTGGGTCTGGTGCAGGAGGGCGACGAGGTTCTGATCACCTCGCCGCGCTTCACCACCTATGACACGGCGGTGCATTTGTGCGGCGGTGTGCCGATCCCGGTACCGACCTATCAGAAGGACGATTTTGCCCTGAATGTGGCGGAGATCGAGAAACGGATCACGCCCAAGACGCGGATGTTCGTTATGGTCTCGCCCAACAACCCGACGGGTGCCGTGACACCGCCGGACGTGATCCGCAAAATCGCAGATTTGGCGATCAAACATGACATTCTGATCATTGCCGACGAGATTTACGCCAAGCTGATCTATCCGCCGCATGAGCATCTGTCGCTGGCTACCCTGCCGGGCATGAAAGAGCGGACCATCACGCTGAATGGCTTCTCCAAAACCTATGCGATGACCGGCTGGCGCGTGGGGTATATGGCGGCACCGGCGGATTTCGTCGAGAAACTGACCGAACCGCGCCACACGCTCTCGATCAACACCTGCACCGTGTCGCAATTTGCGGCGCTGGCCGCGCTGACCGGCCCGCAGGATGAGATGGAGGCCACCTTCCGCGACTATGCCGACAGGCGGGCCTATCTGATGGAGGCGTTGACCGAGGCCGGGCTGAGCTACGGCGCGCCGGGTGGGGCGTTCTATATCTACACCAACATCTCCTCTACGGGCATGAAGGCCAAGCCGTTCTGCGAAAACCTGCTGCAGGAAACCGGCGTCATGGTCTTCCCCGGCGATATGTTCGGCGAACCCGAGAGCGATTTTATCCGCATCTCCTATCTGCAACCTCTGCCGGTGATCAAAGAGGCCATGGCGCGGATCAAATCCTTCATCGCGGCCCATAAAGGAGCTGCGGCATGA
- a CDS encoding amidohydrolase family protein, which produces MPEPAAWKYQKITKPMFDAPVVERLFYGRVITCVGDEVIEDGYVHMKDGKIAGVGARADLASEPAGAEVTDTKGKTLMPGMMNSHAHLSWDGIHELSQQSMFDAPEIRAYKAAGNMIKSLRAGITLVRDLGVHNANLFAKQAVAQGIFPGPRLLVSGEAIIQTGGHTYWVCREASGADEMRRAVRDQVKGGADLIKIMACHDTLEFTDEELHAVIDESHRNGIPITAHATYNDCIARVAEFGIDCVEHGGSMTDETIQLLLDKKLPIVTTFSALVIQANPDIARAFGIPEWKIEERQKAVADKTRFDGLVRAAKAGVPIVFGTDAGSPAVEHDRIVPELGFMVEVGVCPDNLDALRAITARAAVLNGFGDTLGTLEAGKLADMIVVNGNPDQDLTALEHVEMTFIDGKRMH; this is translated from the coding sequence ATGCCCGAACCCGCCGCCTGGAAATACCAGAAAATCACCAAGCCGATGTTTGACGCGCCCGTGGTAGAGCGCCTGTTTTATGGCCGCGTCATCACCTGCGTCGGCGATGAGGTGATCGAAGACGGGTATGTGCATATGAAAGACGGCAAAATCGCCGGTGTGGGCGCACGTGCCGATCTGGCGAGCGAACCCGCTGGTGCGGAGGTCACTGACACCAAGGGCAAAACGCTGATGCCCGGCATGATGAACAGCCATGCGCATCTGAGCTGGGACGGGATCCATGAGTTGAGCCAGCAGAGCATGTTCGACGCGCCCGAGATCCGCGCCTACAAAGCCGCCGGCAATATGATCAAGAGCCTGCGCGCCGGGATCACGCTGGTCCGAGACCTGGGCGTGCATAATGCGAACCTATTTGCCAAACAGGCCGTGGCGCAGGGCATCTTCCCCGGTCCCCGGCTGCTGGTCTCGGGCGAGGCGATCATCCAGACTGGCGGCCATACCTATTGGGTCTGCCGCGAAGCCTCTGGCGCGGATGAGATGCGCCGCGCGGTGCGCGATCAGGTCAAGGGCGGTGCCGACCTAATCAAGATCATGGCCTGCCACGATACGCTGGAGTTTACCGACGAGGAACTCCATGCCGTGATCGATGAAAGCCACCGCAACGGCATTCCGATCACCGCGCACGCGACCTATAACGACTGCATCGCACGGGTGGCGGAATTTGGCATTGATTGCGTTGAGCATGGCGGCTCGATGACCGACGAGACGATCCAGCTTCTGCTCGACAAGAAACTGCCGATCGTCACCACCTTCTCCGCCCTGGTGATCCAGGCCAATCCCGACATTGCCCGCGCCTTCGGTATCCCGGAATGGAAGATCGAAGAGCGTCAGAAAGCGGTGGCCGACAAGACCCGCTTCGATGGTCTGGTGCGCGCGGCCAAGGCCGGTGTGCCGATTGTGTTTGGCACCGATGCGGGCAGCCCTGCAGTGGAACATGACCGGATCGTGCCGGAGCTTGGTTTCATGGTGGAGGTCGGCGTTTGCCCCGACAATCTTGACGCCCTCCGCGCGATCACGGCGCGCGCTGCCGTGCTGAACGGGTTTGGCGACACACTTGGCACTCTGGAGGCCGGAAAGCTCGCCGATATGATCGTCGTGAACGGCAACCCCGACCAAGATCTGACCGCCCTCGAACATGTCGAGATGACCTTCATCGACGGCAAAAGGATGCACTGA
- a CDS encoding M24 family metallopeptidase: protein MTDAALTPLGAGFFAAARDRLRARAEAAGLDGLLLLRAPNLAYATGLFLSANERPMGVWLPVAGEPILMLPGLERENAEGTGLSDLRFYDEFPDELPAVLWMLAQIGRKSIAIDLLDASLLDAARDRLIRLDLTDHAMLERAIKQPEEIALTAEAAGFADLFLTRLQAAAGDIIAQGGTEADLMADAMTHARGALMTKHKAAFTGTPMGITASVHSGPRAALPHGAVLERTPQPGETVIAGIGASLGGYHAESGVTLIVGEISAEQRRIMQAMTACDDAAVAACANGKTCTAANEAALETLREAGLGAAIRHRIGHGMGLEGHEAPWLAPGDPTPIQPNMIFSNEPGVYRPGRDGYRTINTMIVTETGVDVPSRFQHNTPIDARVIAL from the coding sequence ATGACCGATGCGGCGCTCACGCCGCTTGGCGCGGGATTCTTCGCCGCCGCGCGGGACCGGCTCCGCGCCCGGGCGGAGGCCGCCGGTTTGGATGGCCTGCTCCTGCTGCGAGCGCCGAATCTCGCCTATGCCACCGGTCTGTTTCTGTCGGCCAATGAACGCCCGATGGGGGTCTGGCTGCCGGTTGCGGGTGAGCCGATCTTGATGTTGCCGGGTTTGGAGAGGGAGAATGCCGAAGGCACCGGCCTCAGCGATCTGCGCTTCTATGACGAATTTCCGGACGAGTTGCCTGCGGTCCTTTGGATGTTGGCGCAAATCGGGCGCAAATCCATCGCCATCGATCTATTGGACGCCAGCCTCCTCGACGCCGCGCGAGATCGGCTGATCCGGCTCGACCTGACGGATCACGCCATGTTGGAACGCGCGATCAAGCAGCCAGAAGAGATTGCATTGACCGCAGAGGCCGCGGGATTTGCGGATCTTTTCCTAACGCGTCTACAGGCCGCCGCTGGCGACATCATCGCCCAGGGCGGGACAGAGGCCGATCTGATGGCCGATGCCATGACCCACGCCCGTGGCGCGCTGATGACGAAACACAAAGCCGCGTTCACCGGCACGCCGATGGGCATCACCGCGTCGGTCCATTCCGGCCCCCGGGCCGCCCTGCCCCATGGCGCGGTTCTCGAACGCACACCGCAGCCCGGCGAAACCGTGATTGCCGGGATCGGCGCGAGCCTCGGTGGCTATCACGCCGAAAGCGGCGTCACCCTGATTGTCGGCGAGATCAGCGCCGAGCAGCGCCGGATTATGCAGGCGATGACGGCCTGCGACGATGCGGCGGTTGCGGCCTGCGCCAATGGGAAGACTTGCACCGCCGCCAATGAGGCCGCGCTGGAGACCCTTCGCGAGGCTGGGCTTGGCGCCGCCATCCGCCATCGGATCGGTCATGGCATGGGGCTGGAAGGGCATGAAGCGCCCTGGCTCGCCCCCGGCGACCCGACGCCGATCCAGCCCAATATGATCTTCTCCAACGAGCCCGGCGTCTACCGCCCGGGCCGCGACGGATACCGCACCATCAACACGATGATCGTGACCGAAACCGGTGTCGATGTGCCCTCGCGCTTCCAACACAACACCCCGATTGACGCCCGCGTCATTGCCCTTTGA
- a CDS encoding Ldh family oxidoreductase, whose translation MSQPIPMTNVDRDQLRSFVSEGFEALGLTPEDAGIFADALIFSELRFHPGQGQGVARLRRYHERIGNGEVNPRADWSIVKEGPALALVDAHNGIGTVAAAKAMQLAIKKAKEGGIGTVIVRNSTHYGSSAVHACQALDHGCIGIAYTNAGPEMAPWGGREGVTGTNPWSIAAPSDQGFPTVLDIAITTAGKGMMNWLIREGKKMPLDWAITPEGDETDDPAAALKGPLLGIGGHKGYGLAFMTEAMTGVLSGGGFGLTPYSDPKKLDVSHYFQAIDISWFMDPDDYAKRMGEFVQMAKTRALRPGFDEILVPGEQEARRTAAKAADGVPIDDVVLADMQALGQELGLKTKLVGLGPYTGATL comes from the coding sequence ATGAGCCAGCCGATCCCAATGACCAATGTCGACCGCGATCAGTTGCGGAGCTTCGTCTCCGAAGGCTTCGAGGCGCTTGGCCTGACTCCGGAAGACGCAGGCATTTTTGCTGATGCACTGATCTTCTCTGAACTCAGATTTCACCCCGGTCAGGGTCAGGGCGTGGCCCGGCTGCGCCGCTATCACGAACGGATCGGCAATGGCGAGGTGAACCCGCGCGCCGATTGGTCCATCGTCAAAGAAGGCCCGGCACTGGCCCTGGTCGACGCCCATAACGGGATTGGCACGGTTGCCGCCGCCAAAGCCATGCAGCTGGCGATCAAGAAGGCCAAGGAGGGCGGGATCGGCACGGTGATTGTGCGCAATTCGACCCATTACGGCTCCAGCGCGGTCCATGCCTGCCAGGCGCTGGATCATGGCTGCATCGGCATTGCCTACACCAATGCGGGCCCGGAAATGGCGCCCTGGGGCGGGCGCGAAGGCGTGACCGGCACCAACCCCTGGTCCATCGCGGCGCCGTCGGATCAGGGCTTCCCCACGGTGCTCGACATCGCGATCACGACCGCCGGCAAGGGCATGATGAATTGGCTGATCCGCGAGGGCAAAAAAATGCCGCTCGATTGGGCCATCACGCCAGAGGGGGATGAGACCGACGACCCGGCGGCGGCGCTAAAAGGGCCGTTGCTGGGGATTGGCGGGCACAAAGGCTATGGCCTCGCCTTCATGACCGAAGCGATGACCGGTGTGCTCTCGGGCGGCGGCTTTGGCCTGACGCCTTATTCCGATCCGAAGAAACTGGATGTGTCGCATTACTTCCAGGCCATCGACATCAGTTGGTTCATGGACCCCGACGACTATGCCAAACGCATGGGCGAGTTTGTGCAGATGGCCAAGACCCGCGCGCTGCGGCCTGGATTCGATGAAATCCTGGTGCCCGGCGAGCAGGAAGCCCGCCGAACCGCCGCCAAAGCCGCCGACGGCGTGCCGATTGACGATGTGGTGCTGGCCGATATGCAGGCCCTGGGTCAGGAACTGGGGCTAAAGACCAAACTCGTGGGCCTCGGCCCCTATACCGGCGCAACATTATGA
- a CDS encoding DUF4438 domain-containing protein, translating to MSLQTNAADIVTVSVMGQVANPSLSGLPAEPYRLDADGKAFLWPTFGGIVYNVTVGDGAFGWSGDCIHPSVSIAHPDANKNRGLNVFACVGNEAMIVSGAAKGARGVVTGKSGRFSDQVIIHFDVETRRKIAVDDQILVKSEGVGLAVPDCPEVSFKSLSPALFDALPKRLEDGVLKIGVCGTVPPHFVGAGAGLTSEGGSLHIQSTDRAELAKHGLDNLRLGDVVAIQDTDSRYNHGYLRGAMSIGIVGQTDGPRAGYGPGMTVVMTAPAGQLGSFEAPGTNIADILELSA from the coding sequence ATGTCCCTTCAAACCAACGCCGCCGATATCGTCACCGTCTCCGTGATGGGCCAGGTCGCCAATCCGTCTCTGTCGGGCCTGCCGGCGGAACCTTACCGGCTGGATGCCGATGGCAAAGCCTTCCTGTGGCCGACATTTGGCGGCATCGTCTATAACGTCACGGTGGGCGACGGCGCCTTTGGCTGGTCGGGCGATTGCATTCACCCCTCGGTCAGCATCGCGCATCCCGATGCCAACAAAAATCGGGGCCTGAACGTCTTTGCCTGCGTCGGCAACGAGGCGATGATTGTCAGCGGCGCAGCCAAAGGCGCACGCGGCGTGGTCACTGGCAAATCGGGACGGTTTTCCGATCAGGTGATCATCCATTTCGATGTTGAGACGCGGCGCAAGATCGCCGTGGATGATCAAATTCTTGTCAAAAGCGAGGGCGTCGGCCTGGCGGTGCCGGACTGCCCGGAGGTGTCCTTCAAATCCCTCTCGCCCGCGCTCTTTGACGCGCTGCCCAAACGTCTGGAAGACGGTGTGCTGAAGATTGGCGTCTGTGGCACGGTGCCACCGCATTTCGTCGGCGCGGGCGCCGGTTTGACCTCGGAAGGCGGCTCTCTGCATATCCAATCGACCGATCGGGCCGAGCTTGCGAAACACGGGCTCGACAACCTGCGCCTTGGCGATGTCGTGGCCATCCAAGACACCGACAGCCGCTATAATCACGGCTATCTCAGAGGCGCGATGAGCATCGGGATTGTCGGGCAAACCGACGGCCCCCGCGCGGGCTATGGCCCAGGCATGACCGTGGTGATGACCGCCCCCGCCGGACAATTGGGCAGCTTCGAGGCGCCCGGCACCAATATCGCCGATATCCTGGAGCTGAGCGCATGA
- a CDS encoding DUF4438 domain-containing protein, with protein sequence MPSPNTNETSLVEMAVSGVITTPAVRPGQYIPHPDGRATVLPGMYGITYNVRCGDRAFGWAGDHVEPGVSIDDDADSGRHHALHYLNCIGNEAMVTSGMATGERGIVVGEHARILVQFSPEAHEVMAPGDRIQVMTKGQGLALTDYPGVALKKMSPRLFHAMGITENAGRLHVNVAMELPVRIMGSGAELNSEYVDQDLMSGDRALMAELGIDQMHLGDLIAIRHADHHWGRSYRENAVSICLCIHGDSIMTGHGPGILTLMTAREGNIDFAFDASANIAQLLNIGA encoded by the coding sequence ATGCCAAGCCCGAACACCAATGAAACCAGTCTGGTCGAGATGGCCGTATCCGGCGTGATCACCACGCCTGCGGTGCGCCCCGGCCAATACATCCCCCATCCTGACGGGCGCGCGACCGTGCTGCCTGGCATGTATGGCATCACCTACAATGTACGCTGCGGCGACCGCGCCTTTGGCTGGGCGGGCGATCATGTGGAACCTGGCGTATCGATTGATGACGATGCGGATTCGGGCCGCCACCACGCGCTGCATTACCTCAACTGCATCGGCAATGAGGCGATGGTGACCTCCGGCATGGCCACGGGCGAGCGCGGGATTGTGGTCGGCGAACATGCCCGCATCTTGGTGCAGTTCTCGCCCGAGGCGCATGAGGTGATGGCGCCCGGTGACCGCATTCAAGTGATGACCAAGGGCCAGGGCCTCGCGCTCACCGATTACCCCGGCGTGGCGCTGAAAAAGATGAGCCCGCGCCTGTTCCACGCGATGGGGATCACCGAAAATGCCGGGCGGCTCCATGTCAATGTCGCGATGGAATTGCCGGTGCGCATCATGGGCTCGGGCGCGGAGTTGAACTCCGAATATGTCGATCAAGATCTGATGTCAGGGGACCGCGCGTTGATGGCGGAGCTGGGCATTGACCAGATGCACCTCGGCGACCTGATCGCCATCCGTCATGCGGACCATCATTGGGGCCGCTCCTATCGCGAAAACGCGGTCTCGATCTGTCTGTGCATCCATGGCGACAGCATCATGACCGGGCATGGCCCCGGTATTCTGACCCTGATGACCGCGCGCGAAGGCAATATCGATTTCGCCTTCGATGCCTCCGCCAATATCGCCCAACTTCTGAATATCGGAGCCTGA
- a CDS encoding carboxypeptidase M32 produces MSYAGLIEVMGRVNDFLNAGSVLSWDARTMMPKAGAESRSKQLATLAVAARNLLCSDEAKRALEGAEAEMPGKPEDSPEARIVAQVREAIDYHERIPTELLRRKTELGAAAHEVWAEAREKADFSIFAPALTTMVDINREMAQAIGFEDHPYDALMYRFEPGTTTAGLNTLFARLREGMLPLVRAIAEAEKPRSDFLFREYPVEAQMAFALKMAKRIGYDTDRGRLDTTVHPFEVSFTRNDVRITTRVNKTYMPMSLFGALHEAGHAMYEQGVDPAYTRTPLATDLISLYAVGGVSFGAHESQSRLWENHVGRSRAFWANHMGDIKAAYPGTLDDVNDEEFYRAVNRSEPSFIRVEADELTYDFHIMLRAELESKLVDGSLEVADLPAAWNAAMKEYLGVDVPDDAQGVLQDVHWSSGQIGTFCNYTIGNIMAAQLFETATTENPGIQTALDGADYAPLRDWLTDKVCQHGRRYTRDELLQNATGRALDPEPYIAHLTRKFSDIYALA; encoded by the coding sequence ATGAGCTATGCTGGATTGATCGAGGTGATGGGCCGGGTGAATGATTTCCTGAATGCAGGGTCGGTTCTATCCTGGGATGCGCGCACGATGATGCCCAAGGCGGGGGCGGAGAGCCGGTCCAAGCAATTGGCCACATTGGCGGTCGCGGCACGCAATCTGCTGTGCTCTGACGAGGCCAAGCGCGCGCTGGAAGGCGCGGAGGCCGAGATGCCCGGCAAGCCCGAAGACAGCCCCGAGGCACGGATCGTCGCGCAGGTCCGCGAAGCGATCGACTATCACGAACGCATCCCGACCGAATTGCTCCGCCGCAAGACGGAGCTTGGCGCGGCCGCGCATGAGGTTTGGGCCGAGGCGCGCGAGAAAGCCGACTTTTCGATCTTTGCGCCCGCATTGACCACGATGGTCGATATCAACCGCGAAATGGCGCAGGCGATCGGGTTCGAAGATCACCCCTATGACGCGCTCATGTACCGATTTGAGCCGGGCACCACCACCGCCGGGTTGAACACGCTTTTCGCGCGTCTGCGGGAGGGGATGCTGCCGCTGGTGCGCGCCATTGCCGAGGCGGAGAAACCGCGCTCTGACTTCCTGTTCCGGGAATATCCGGTCGAGGCGCAAATGGCCTTTGCCCTGAAGATGGCCAAACGGATCGGCTATGACACGGATCGTGGGCGACTCGACACAACGGTGCACCCGTTTGAGGTGTCCTTCACCCGCAACGATGTGCGGATCACCACGCGGGTCAACAAAACCTATATGCCGATGTCACTCTTCGGTGCGCTGCATGAGGCGGGCCACGCGATGTATGAGCAAGGGGTCGATCCGGCCTATACCCGAACCCCGCTCGCCACCGATTTGATCAGCCTTTATGCCGTGGGCGGGGTCAGCTTCGGTGCCCATGAAAGCCAATCGCGGCTCTGGGAAAACCATGTCGGGCGCAGCCGGGCGTTCTGGGCCAATCATATGGGCGATATCAAAGCGGCTTATCCCGGCACGCTGGACGATGTGAACGACGAGGAATTCTACCGCGCCGTCAACCGCTCTGAGCCGAGTTTCATCCGGGTCGAGGCCGATGAACTGACCTATGATTTCCACATCATGCTGCGGGCCGAGTTAGAAAGTAAGCTGGTCGACGGTTCGCTGGAGGTGGCGGACTTGCCTGCGGCCTGGAATGCCGCGATGAAAGAGTATCTGGGCGTCGATGTGCCCGATGATGCGCAAGGCGTATTGCAGGATGTGCATTGGTCCTCGGGCCAGATCGGGACGTTCTGCAACTACACCATCGGCAATATCATGGCCGCGCAGTTGTTCGAAACGGCGACGACCGAAAACCCCGGCATCCAGACCGCGCTTGATGGGGCCGATTACGCCCCGCTGCGCGATTGGTTGACCGATAAGGTCTGCCAGCATGGCCGCCGCTACACCCGCGATGAGCTGCTGCAAAATGCGACGGGCAGGGCGCTCGATCCCGAGCCTTACATCGCGCATCTGACCCGCAAGTTCTCCGACATCTACGCTTTGGCCTGA
- a CDS encoding pyridoxal phosphate-dependent aminotransferase, with translation MTSPNTARLAKRVKLSDGALITKMLDIAEGLDDVIKLGRGDPDLDTPEHIIKAGQEALANGATHYTHPLGIAPLREAIADNIRTYGGADYAADEIMITPGGQQGMFIIALSLLDPGDEIIVPCPGYNPYQQAAEMSDAVVVKIPMTMATNFTLTAEMIEPHITERSKILVLINPNNPTGSVTPPDEVRKIAELAKKHDLIVISDEIYARLTFGNNTVLPVASLPGMRDRTITLSGFSKAYAMTGWRIGYLAGPRDLIMPMSEVNHAFAISTAAVSQHAALAAMTGPQDCVEEMRQTYDARRRAICEGLDAIGMGYAEPQGAFYVYANVASLGLGITAGAFCERLLAEGRVMMYPGTIYGDHTDDFVRMSMTQPVDRIKIAMKRMADVVESFRAESSQPA, from the coding sequence ATGACCTCACCAAACACCGCACGCCTGGCAAAACGGGTCAAACTCTCCGATGGGGCGTTGATCACCAAGATGTTGGACATCGCCGAAGGCTTGGACGATGTGATCAAACTGGGCCGGGGTGACCCCGACCTCGACACGCCGGAGCACATCATCAAAGCGGGTCAAGAGGCGCTGGCCAATGGCGCCACGCATTACACCCACCCGCTTGGCATTGCGCCGCTGCGCGAAGCGATTGCCGATAACATCCGCACCTATGGCGGGGCTGATTATGCCGCCGACGAGATCATGATCACGCCGGGCGGGCAGCAAGGGATGTTCATCATCGCCCTGTCACTGCTTGATCCGGGTGATGAGATCATCGTGCCATGCCCAGGATACAACCCCTATCAGCAAGCCGCTGAGATGTCGGATGCGGTTGTCGTCAAAATCCCGATGACGATGGCCACGAATTTCACCCTGACCGCGGAGATGATCGAGCCGCATATCACCGAGCGGTCGAAAATCCTGGTGCTGATCAATCCGAACAATCCGACCGGGTCGGTGACGCCGCCTGATGAAGTGCGCAAGATTGCGGAACTGGCCAAGAAGCATGATCTGATCGTGATTTCAGACGAAATTTATGCCCGTTTGACCTTTGGCAATAACACTGTGCTGCCCGTCGCGTCCCTGCCGGGAATGCGGGATCGGACGATCACGCTCAGCGGATTTTCGAAAGCTTATGCGATGACCGGCTGGCGGATTGGGTATCTCGCAGGACCCCGCGATCTGATCATGCCGATGTCTGAGGTCAACCACGCCTTCGCCATCTCAACCGCTGCAGTCAGCCAACATGCGGCGCTGGCCGCCATGACCGGCCCGCAAGATTGCGTCGAAGAGATGCGTCAGACCTATGACGCGCGCCGGAGGGCGATTTGCGAGGGGCTTGATGCCATCGGCATGGGCTATGCCGAACCGCAAGGTGCGTTCTACGTCTATGCCAATGTCGCCAGCCTGGGCCTTGGGATCACCGCCGGGGCCTTCTGTGAACGGCTTTTGGCCGAGGGCCGGGTGATGATGTACCCGGGCACGATTTACGGCGACCACACCGACGATTTCGTGCGCATGTCGATGACCCAACCGGTGGATCGCATCAAGATCGCGATGAAACGCATGGCCGATGTGGTCGAAAGCTTCCGCGCCGAGAGCAGCCAACCCGCTTAA
- a CDS encoding VOC family protein: protein MNVKSDNPNIKSIKHMAFAVKDAEQALGAYAKFLHVPAETEITHFPKSGNKVALFYLGGIEYQLCQSTDPNGRFASWIKERGAEGLHHICYEVDNIDDALAHAKSQGAELRICQACGVYGSHAHPEGWVAFLDNDAGGIEIEFMQVYTPEQLAAYEKSGAEAV from the coding sequence ATGAATGTGAAATCCGACAATCCGAATATCAAAAGCATCAAACATATGGCCTTTGCCGTGAAAGATGCCGAGCAAGCCCTTGGGGCATATGCGAAATTCCTGCATGTGCCGGCTGAGACGGAAATCACCCATTTCCCCAAATCCGGCAACAAGGTCGCGTTGTTCTACCTCGGGGGGATTGAATACCAGCTTTGCCAGTCGACCGACCCGAATGGCCGGTTTGCCTCTTGGATCAAAGAGCGTGGGGCAGAGGGGCTGCACCACATCTGTTACGAGGTCGACAATATCGACGATGCCTTGGCGCATGCGAAATCCCAAGGCGCCGAACTGCGGATTTGTCAGGCCTGCGGCGTCTATGGCAGCCACGCACATCCCGAAGGCTGGGTGGCGTTTCTCGACAATGATGCTGGCGGGATCGAGATCGAATTCATGCAGGTCTACACCCCCGAACAATTGGCAGCTTACGAAAAATCGGGGGCGGAAGCGGTATGA
- a CDS encoding succinylglutamate desuccinylase/aspartoacylase family protein yields MSTSANESLTVGTATAEPGQMIRGAIPAGDLAGGVKVEIPVVVINGAAPGPTFWVNAAIHGDEPEGPLACMLASKQIDPAKLRGAVVMVPCVNPLAFSAAERGNPLDTFTYDMNRIYPGKPDGYFSDRVADAHWQAMKDVADLEISIHSGGAHSFLDKAIFVDERPESVELAKAMGAGWGCIMSNFTKSGSPMAAMNNAGKVGITVELGGRSYTSPERFRYVGAELAKSILNICFHYDMLDGEATYPDDATKGQQEALLAPASGIFLPEEGVDFLTMMKKGDKIASIVNIFGDVVGELHAPADGMFFGLRALPNVNQGDWCCFFNKVEGPRD; encoded by the coding sequence ATGAGCACATCTGCGAATGAGAGCCTGACGGTCGGCACGGCCACGGCAGAACCGGGCCAGATGATCCGCGGGGCGATCCCGGCGGGCGATCTGGCGGGCGGCGTCAAGGTCGAGATCCCGGTTGTCGTGATCAATGGGGCGGCGCCGGGTCCGACCTTCTGGGTCAATGCCGCGATCCATGGGGATGAGCCCGAAGGGCCGCTCGCCTGCATGTTGGCCAGCAAACAGATTGACCCGGCCAAACTGCGCGGCGCGGTGGTGATGGTGCCTTGCGTGAACCCGCTGGCTTTTTCCGCCGCGGAGCGTGGCAATCCGTTAGATACGTTCACCTATGACATGAACCGGATTTATCCCGGCAAGCCCGATGGGTATTTCAGCGACCGGGTGGCAGACGCCCATTGGCAGGCGATGAAAGACGTCGCGGATCTGGAAATTTCGATCCATTCCGGCGGCGCGCATTCCTTCCTCGACAAGGCGATTTTCGTCGATGAACGCCCCGAAAGCGTCGAATTGGCCAAGGCCATGGGCGCGGGCTGGGGCTGCATCATGTCGAACTTCACCAAATCCGGCAGCCCGATGGCCGCGATGAACAATGCGGGCAAGGTTGGCATCACCGTCGAACTTGGTGGGCGCTCCTATACCTCGCCCGAGCGGTTTCGCTATGTCGGGGCCGAGCTTGCCAAATCGATCCTGAATATCTGCTTCCACTATGACATGCTGGACGGGGAGGCGACTTATCCAGACGATGCCACCAAAGGCCAGCAAGAGGCATTGTTGGCCCCGGCATCGGGTATCTTCCTGCCCGAAGAGGGTGTCGATTTCCTGACCATGATGAAGAAGGGCGATAAGATCGCCTCCATCGTGAACATCTTCGGGGATGTGGTCGGTGAGCTGCACGCCCCCGCCGATGGGATGTTCTTTGGCTTGCGCGCGCTGCCGAATGTGAACCAGGGCGACTGGTGTTGCTTCTTCAACAAGGTGGAGGGCCCCCGTGACTGA